A part of Paramisgurnus dabryanus chromosome 15, PD_genome_1.1, whole genome shotgun sequence genomic DNA contains:
- the LOC135733350 gene encoding interferon-induced GTP-binding protein Mx-like isoform X1, with product MSQHSSSKQGIMSSGLNEQYEEKVRPCIDLVDKLRSLGVEKDLNLPAIAVIGDQSSGKSSVLEALSGVALPRGTGIVTRCPLVLKMKKVTKNATWHGLLSYNDKIKKLKNPAEIEKAVLDAQTALAGQGEGISHEMITLEIKSSDVPDLTLIDLPGIARVATGNQPKDIGIQIKYLIEKFIKRQETISLVVVPANIDIATTEALQMANKVDRDGNRTLGILTKPDLVDKGMEETVVKTVNNLVIPLIKGYMIVKCRGQQDINEKITLVDALEKERKFFNENSHFRTLLEEGKATVPLLAERLTKELVIHITNLLPQLKTQLEQKLAKTTDELKVLGDGVPLDKQERKNFLIMKIRQFNDVLEGVKRAEEDLKNSDMRVFTKIRQTFGQWKQLLDQKTIKTEEILRDEVEEYIKNRRGKELPGFVNYRTFESIVRKHIEELEEPALKLLKDVTDIVHNCVNTIVSYHFKAFSHLLRAAKDPIEDILENEFKNAEEKVKSQFKMEKIVYSQDPLYSRQLEAVKQLPVNATLVDVGFGTRRVKSISADIREMTQHLKAYLMITSDRLANQVPLIIQYHILDQYIFQLQNEMLAMFGRDNAEDLLREDSDVARKRKELKDRLERLKDASKVMSKFVKAPY from the exons ATGTCTCAACACAGTTCCTCAAAACAAGGAATTATGAGTAGTGGTCTGAATGAACAATATGAAGAAAAGGTGCGTCCCTGTATTGACCTAGTGGACAAACTCAGGTCACTTGGTGTCGAGAAGGACCTGAATCTGCCAGCTATTGCTGTTATAGGTGACCAGAGCTCAGGAAAGAGTTCTGTATTGGAGGCTCTGTCAGGTGTGGCACTGCCCAGAGGAACAG GTATTGTCACACGATGTCCTCTTGTACTGAAAATGAAGAAAGTTACAAAGAATGCTACCTGGCATGGATTGTTGTCatataatgataaaataaagaaactgaaGAATCCAGCAGAAATAGAGAAAGCTGTCCTAGATG CTCAGACAGCATTGGCTGGACAAGGAGAAGGAATCAGTCATGAGATGATCACTCTGGAAATCAAGTCCAGTGATGTTCCTGATCTTACTCTCATTGACCTGCCAGGAATTGCGAGGGTTGCCACTGGTAACCAGCCTAAAGACATTGGGATACAA ATAAAATATCTCAttgaaaagtttattaaaaGACAAGAGACCATCAGCTTGGTCGTTGTGCCTGCAAACATTGATATTGCCACCACTGAAGCACTACAGATGGCAAACAAAGTAGATAGAGATGGGAACAGGACACTTg GGATTCTGACTAAACCAGACTTGGTGGACAAAGGCATGGAGGAGACAGTTGTCAAAACCGTCAACAATCTTGTGATACCACTGATCAAGGGCTATATGATTGTAAAGTGCCGTGGCCAGCAAGACATCAATGAGAAGATTACTCTGGTCGATGCTttggaaaaagaaagaaagtttttcaatgaaaattctcatTTTAG GACTCTTCTTGAGGAAGGTAAAGCTACAGTACCTCTTCTTGCAGAACGGCTTACTAAAGAATTGGTTATACACATTACT AATTTACTGCCACAGTTAAAAACCCAACTTGAGCAGAAATTAGCAAAGACCACTGATGAACTTAAAGTACTGGGAGATGGAGTTCCTCTTGATAAACAAGAGAGGAAAAATTTCCTGATTAtg AAAATTCGTCAGTTTAATGATGTACTTGAAGGAGTAAAACGGGCAGAAGAAGATCTGAAGAACTCAGACATGAGGGTCTTTACCAAAATCAGGCAAACATTTGGTCAATGGAAACAACTCCTGGATCAGAAGACTATTAAAA CGGAGGAAATCCTCAGAGATGAGGTTGAAGAGTACATTAAAAATCGCAGAGGAAAGGAGCTTCCTGGATTTGTTAACTACAGAACATTTGAAAGCATTGTCAGGAAACACATTGAGGAGCTAGAGGAACCTGCTTTAAAGCTCCTAAAAGATGTCACAG ATATTGTTCACAACTGTGTGAACACTATTGTTAGCTATCACTTTAAGGCGTTCTCTCACCTCCTGAGGGCTGCTAAAGATCCAATTGAAGATATTCTTGAAAACGAGTTTAAGAATGCAGAGGAGAAAGTGAAATCTCAGTTTAAGATGGAGAAGATTGTCTACTCTCAAGATCCTCTCTACAGTCGCCAGCTAGAGGCTGTAAAACAGCTACCAGTAAACGCAACCTTAGTTGATGTAGGCTTTGGGACTCGGAGGGTAAAGAGCATCAGTGCTGATATACGCGAGATGACGCAGCATCTTAAAGCCTATTTAATG ATCACATCTGACCGTCTGGCTAACCAAGTGCCACTGATAATCCAGTACCACATCCTGGACCAGTACATATTTCAGCTTCAGAATGAAATGCTTGCCATGTTCGGAAGGGACAATGCAGAAGATCTGCTTAGAGAAGATTCTGATGTCGCTCGTAAAAGAAAAGAATTGAAAGATCGTCTGGAGCGCCTAAAGGACGCTAGCAAAGTTATGTCCAAGTTTGTAAAGGCTCCATATTAA
- the LOC135733350 gene encoding interferon-induced GTP-binding protein Mx-like isoform X2: MSSGLNEQYEEKVRPCIDLVDKLRSLGVEKDLNLPAIAVIGDQSSGKSSVLEALSGVALPRGTGIVTRCPLVLKMKKVTKNATWHGLLSYNDKIKKLKNPAEIEKAVLDAQTALAGQGEGISHEMITLEIKSSDVPDLTLIDLPGIARVATGNQPKDIGIQIKYLIEKFIKRQETISLVVVPANIDIATTEALQMANKVDRDGNRTLGILTKPDLVDKGMEETVVKTVNNLVIPLIKGYMIVKCRGQQDINEKITLVDALEKERKFFNENSHFRTLLEEGKATVPLLAERLTKELVIHITNLLPQLKTQLEQKLAKTTDELKVLGDGVPLDKQERKNFLIMKIRQFNDVLEGVKRAEEDLKNSDMRVFTKIRQTFGQWKQLLDQKTIKTEEILRDEVEEYIKNRRGKELPGFVNYRTFESIVRKHIEELEEPALKLLKDVTDIVHNCVNTIVSYHFKAFSHLLRAAKDPIEDILENEFKNAEEKVKSQFKMEKIVYSQDPLYSRQLEAVKQLPVNATLVDVGFGTRRVKSISADIREMTQHLKAYLMITSDRLANQVPLIIQYHILDQYIFQLQNEMLAMFGRDNAEDLLREDSDVARKRKELKDRLERLKDASKVMSKFVKAPY; this comes from the exons ATGAGTAGTGGTCTGAATGAACAATATGAAGAAAAGGTGCGTCCCTGTATTGACCTAGTGGACAAACTCAGGTCACTTGGTGTCGAGAAGGACCTGAATCTGCCAGCTATTGCTGTTATAGGTGACCAGAGCTCAGGAAAGAGTTCTGTATTGGAGGCTCTGTCAGGTGTGGCACTGCCCAGAGGAACAG GTATTGTCACACGATGTCCTCTTGTACTGAAAATGAAGAAAGTTACAAAGAATGCTACCTGGCATGGATTGTTGTCatataatgataaaataaagaaactgaaGAATCCAGCAGAAATAGAGAAAGCTGTCCTAGATG CTCAGACAGCATTGGCTGGACAAGGAGAAGGAATCAGTCATGAGATGATCACTCTGGAAATCAAGTCCAGTGATGTTCCTGATCTTACTCTCATTGACCTGCCAGGAATTGCGAGGGTTGCCACTGGTAACCAGCCTAAAGACATTGGGATACAA ATAAAATATCTCAttgaaaagtttattaaaaGACAAGAGACCATCAGCTTGGTCGTTGTGCCTGCAAACATTGATATTGCCACCACTGAAGCACTACAGATGGCAAACAAAGTAGATAGAGATGGGAACAGGACACTTg GGATTCTGACTAAACCAGACTTGGTGGACAAAGGCATGGAGGAGACAGTTGTCAAAACCGTCAACAATCTTGTGATACCACTGATCAAGGGCTATATGATTGTAAAGTGCCGTGGCCAGCAAGACATCAATGAGAAGATTACTCTGGTCGATGCTttggaaaaagaaagaaagtttttcaatgaaaattctcatTTTAG GACTCTTCTTGAGGAAGGTAAAGCTACAGTACCTCTTCTTGCAGAACGGCTTACTAAAGAATTGGTTATACACATTACT AATTTACTGCCACAGTTAAAAACCCAACTTGAGCAGAAATTAGCAAAGACCACTGATGAACTTAAAGTACTGGGAGATGGAGTTCCTCTTGATAAACAAGAGAGGAAAAATTTCCTGATTAtg AAAATTCGTCAGTTTAATGATGTACTTGAAGGAGTAAAACGGGCAGAAGAAGATCTGAAGAACTCAGACATGAGGGTCTTTACCAAAATCAGGCAAACATTTGGTCAATGGAAACAACTCCTGGATCAGAAGACTATTAAAA CGGAGGAAATCCTCAGAGATGAGGTTGAAGAGTACATTAAAAATCGCAGAGGAAAGGAGCTTCCTGGATTTGTTAACTACAGAACATTTGAAAGCATTGTCAGGAAACACATTGAGGAGCTAGAGGAACCTGCTTTAAAGCTCCTAAAAGATGTCACAG ATATTGTTCACAACTGTGTGAACACTATTGTTAGCTATCACTTTAAGGCGTTCTCTCACCTCCTGAGGGCTGCTAAAGATCCAATTGAAGATATTCTTGAAAACGAGTTTAAGAATGCAGAGGAGAAAGTGAAATCTCAGTTTAAGATGGAGAAGATTGTCTACTCTCAAGATCCTCTCTACAGTCGCCAGCTAGAGGCTGTAAAACAGCTACCAGTAAACGCAACCTTAGTTGATGTAGGCTTTGGGACTCGGAGGGTAAAGAGCATCAGTGCTGATATACGCGAGATGACGCAGCATCTTAAAGCCTATTTAATG ATCACATCTGACCGTCTGGCTAACCAAGTGCCACTGATAATCCAGTACCACATCCTGGACCAGTACATATTTCAGCTTCAGAATGAAATGCTTGCCATGTTCGGAAGGGACAATGCAGAAGATCTGCTTAGAGAAGATTCTGATGTCGCTCGTAAAAGAAAAGAATTGAAAGATCGTCTGGAGCGCCTAAAGGACGCTAGCAAAGTTATGTCCAAGTTTGTAAAGGCTCCATATTAA